The following are encoded in a window of Dysidea avara chromosome 4, odDysAvar1.4, whole genome shotgun sequence genomic DNA:
- the LOC136252703 gene encoding uncharacterized protein, producing the protein MGDPTAFCESQFDASLQITAPLKDLIISQVAHAHPPDTRSIKAQVHQHRREASKKRALEIRNGLSPQLQRAIDLNSEPGASSWLLALPLQDQGYHLTKQEFWDALHLRYGWTLLNTPSHCVCGSPFTADHAMICRHGGLTFVRHNDLRDTTAELLSNVCTNVAIEPPLQSLSGEELTPRSANCQDDARADIHARGFWGWRQSAFFDVRVFHPNAQSYRNVSIPSVYRRHEMQKKREYGDRVREVEFASFTPLVFATTGGMGKEAITFYRRLAELLSKRSALSYSSTLAWIRCTLSFSLLRSATMCIRGSRSISFRSPDASPEMGLTNGPRDF; encoded by the coding sequence ATGGGTGACCCTACAGCTTTCTGTGAATCTCAGTTTGATGCTTCCCTGCAAATTACTGCACCATTAAAAGACTTGATTATTAGTCAGGTAGCACATGCTCATCCCCCAGATACTCGATCCATCAAGGCTCAGGTTCACCAACACCGGCGTGAGGCTTCTAAGAAACGGGCTCTTGAGATCAGAAATGGTCTCTCTCCACAGCTTCAAAGAGCTATTGATCTGAATAGTGAACCTGGAGCCTCTTCTTGGCTTCTGGCTTTACCACTGCAAGACCAGGGTTACCATCTGACAAAGCAGGAGTTCTGGGATGCTCTTCACCTGCgttatggatggactttactgAATACTCCTAGCCACTGTGTGTGTGGCTCGCCTTTCACTGCTGATCATGCAATGATCTGTCGACATGGTGGTTTGACTTTTGTTCGCCACAATGACCTGCGTGATACAACTGCTGAATTACTTTCaaatgtttgtactaatgttgcAATTGAGCCACCACTTCAATCCCTGAGTGGCGAAGAACTTACCCCTCGATCAGCTAACTGCCAAGATGATGCCAGGGCTGACATTCATGCACGCGGATTTTGGGGGTggcggcaaagtgcctttttcgATGTAAGGGTTTTTCACCCAAACGCACAAAGCTACCGCAATGTTTCGATACCATCTGTGTATAGGCGTCATGAGAtgcagaagaagagggagtatggtgaccgtgtccgtgaggtggagtttgcatcttttactccattggtgtttgccacaactgggggcatggggaaggaagccatcacattttatcgccggcttgctgagctcctttccaaacgtagtgctttatcatacagtagtactttggcgtggattcgctgtaccctgtctttctccctgttgaggtcagcgacgatgtgcatccgtggaagccgctccatctcgtttagatcaccagatgcttccccggaaatgggcctaacaaatggccctagggacttttag